CTAATGTCATGCTTCCATGTATTACTTTTTTGCTTGCATGCATACATGTGTGAGAGAGGGGTGTGAAGCACCGCAACCTAAGATTATGTGGGACAGGTTCCCACATAGTATTTTCCtaagttaatttttttgttaaTTCATAATAGATATATTTTTTTGCGGTTGAATTCATAATAGATTATAGTAAGATTTATTGTTGTTACACGGGGCAGGTTGTCTTAAGGTGTGATGGCTTGTTGCTTGGGCACCGTTGCAAAGAAATGGAGTCCTAAGAAGCCACTGCACAACAAAGTAAATAGTTAGGGCATGTTTGGTTTATTGGTTACCCTCATCATCAGTTCTCTAGTCAGTCCCACTGAGGACAAGCTAGCCAGATGCAAAAACCTGAAGGCTAATAGTTTGATTGCTTGCATAAGGGTTGGTGGGTTAAATAACCTTTATGATTGTTTTAGGGATGTGTTTTGCATGAGctgtgagatagagggagagatgCAACTTGGCCAACAAGAAATGATTTAAATTCCCTACTTCATGTTGTGTGTAGGCCTGCCTTGAATAACGGCCATCCTAATATGGCCTTTTGGGGCTTTTTCTGCATACGATGGACATCTAGCTACGGTcttatgcaggcaaccaaacatcaCAAAAAGTAAACAATTCCATTTGGATATGAGATACCAACCACCATGTAGGTAACCAAAAGTGGCCTTAGAGACCATACTGAAGGATCTTCTCAAAGCTGCTTGCTAAATTACTTGTTTATATTTGGTCATTGACTTACTTTTTTGAAAAATTTCGGAGACATTCAATAATCAGACGGGATAACTTGTTTTCTAAACAAATATCCTGAGTATCCTAGCGCAGAGTACTATTACCTATACTAAGTAAGAAGCCATTGTTCAACAATAATTCTTTCCTTATATCCCAAGACCTCCTCGGAGTTTATTTTTATGTTTTCCAAAATTTGATGTGTTTCTACTTGCCGTAGTCTCGAACAGAGTTTAATTAGTGCTTCCTCTGTTGGGATACATACGGCATATTTTGGTTGGTTAATACAAAATCTCGAAAAATAACTACTATATTTTGTACATGGTTTATGAGATATTTATTACAGATCCAGTGACAAATTTTTTTGTAATACATAAAGTATATATTTTTGGAGTAATATTTAACCAAATTCTGGTGTTATAGTATTATTATAAGAATGCTAGCTTCTAGAAAAAGTCGATGTCTTCTAAGTGGTGGTTTTTGTGCGTGTAAGGAAAGTCTTCTAACTATGCTAGCTCCAATAATGCACCAGCCAAAAAAGGGAGACAGTGAGATCTAGTGCCGCTGTTGATGCATGTGCAACGTCCGACCCACATCAACTCAGCAGCTACACAAACATGCCTGAACAATTATAGAGGTGATGATATTTACCAGTAAGTATCCAAGCAAGCGCTCTGATTTTACAGAAGGTTGGTGTTTGTTATTTTTGCCAAGACCAACACACAGTAATTCAGATTATCTCTCTCCGTCTGCTCAGAGCTCCTCAGTGGCCTGGATACTGAACTTATTCTTTTAGCTTTTGTGGGGACTGAACTTATTTTATTTTGTAAAAAATTGTTGATCATTTATTTTTGTGGATGAGCTCTCAGCGCAGTGGTCGGGGGGCAgtgctgcctcccagccggcgtgGGTTCGAACCTCGGTTCTTACACGGGTCTCACATCTACTTCTTTATTAAAAAACTCTTCTAGACGTGAATGTATTGCTGGGAGCATCAAAAGGTCCGGAAGACATCCAAAATCTGCCACCCACGGCAATACGGTGGTGTCATTTGTGAAGTACTGTAGACCATTTACACATGAATGTATTTGCTATTCTCTAAAAAACGTACTTGCTGTTCTAGATCGAATGAAAAAAAAACTGCTACTTCTAAGTCTGATCAAATTCACATTGTGATTTCTGAGACTTATAGTCAGGGGCGGGCGATCTAGAGGTTTGCCATGCCGCCCCCCTCCAAAATTGCAAAATAGAATTCGACTACGAACTGAGCAATAAATACCTAGCAAGTTAATATATTTTTTCACAAATTACGGAAACCAAATTATACTATATATAGTATAATTTTTCACAAACTACGAAAACCAAATTATACCCAAGGCTGAGATTCTAGATCCGCCATTGGACTTACTGTTGCACAAAAAGTTACGAGCAACTTTAGTTGTAGAAGTGAAATGTCCAGTTGCACCGATTTTTTTGTTGGATAGAGACAAACGGTTGAGTGTTCAAGAAAAGAAGATAGAGACAAACGGTTCAGATCGCCACTAAGTATTGCTAGTTGCATATAAGTAGTATATACTGATATAGTAATCACCCAGACTGAATTAGACTACCTTGACGTTTCCAGCTTCTTTGATAGCCTCCACCAGCTTGAGCTGCAGCAGGAGCTTGTGGGCACGGAAGTGAACCCCCGACATGGCCGAGACAACCACGTCCACCTGCttcacggcggcgacgaggccccGGTGGTCGTCCACCGACGCCTCCACGAGCCGCGCTCCCTGCGCCTTGAACGACAGCAGCAGCTGGAGCTTCTCGACATCGAGGCCGATCTCCGGACTCATCAGGACGTACGTCTCGTGGCGCTGAACTAGGCATGCCTTCACGATCCTCCTGCCGATGTAGCCGGTGCCTCCAACGACAAGAACCCTGCTCTTCTCCATGCCTGACAAAGAAGAAGCTAGAGGCAAATTGCTGCCCGGACTGTTATGCTGAAGTCTGGCGTGTCAACCCAGTTGGAACCTTCAGATATGGAGATCGGTCAGTGAAATCGTTGTCAATCTTGTTGGTTGGTGGTGACATTACGTGTACGGCCCTAGCTGATATTGCACATCACTCTATCAGTGACCCGGCAGCTCTATCATGGTGATTGATTTTGAGGTTGCATTGATGCGCTGTCGTTTATTTGGTGTACCTACTTTCACTTTATGAGCACATGTGATTTATGGCTTGCAAACTTGTAATTAAGCTCACCTGATACAGTTCACGCATATTACAAAGTTCCATCGGCAATTGCAGTGTTGGAAATCTCAAAGGGTAACATAACTTACTAGTAGATGATGCCCTGCACGTTGTTACCGTAATTAgttgcaatatatttcaataaGATTTTTGATTGTGCGGAATATGCATACTTGTAAAATAACATGTGAGCCAAAATTAAAATACATACAATTTATTATATTTGATTATGCTTACttgtaaaatatttattaaatataagTGGAATCATAGGATAAAAAATATTTttccatgcatggttgcatgttgaggtgggcctCATCCCATACATAATTGTATAGTGATGTGGTATACTTTCATCTTGAGATAAATAACTTAGTGGGGATGAGTCTTTTAGGTATATAGGATTACCAAGGCGAAGAAATTAAGCAGTCTACTTATAGTACTTCAAGTAGTAAAACTTTGCCTGAAGCTTAGTGCTTCCAGAGGCCATCATTTGAAGCATTTATAAGGGCATAGACATGTCGCTAATTTTGGGATGCCACACATGATAATTGGTGAGGGGAAAAAGAGAGAGCAAACAAAATAATGATTCTCTTCTTTTTGCTAGGAGATGATCCCTTAGTAAGAATTATAAGACATTTGTCTTCATTGTACGGGGTGCCTTCTCTAATTCACATGTTTTATTGCTTAATTTCAATCACCCCGTGATTTTAGAAGCATGCAAATAGTATTTGCTAAAGGTAGCATTAAGATGTAATACCTACGGTTTCTTAAGGGCTTAGAAATATTCAGCTCTTAGACCTTCCTAGGTTCCTTCAATCATGTGGCGACAAGTTTATGCAGTTTTTCAACCTCACCCATCCCTCTCTCAAACGCTTTTATCTAGGAAGATTCGTGATTCCTTCCTTCCTATCCTACCTTCTTATGACCAAGATGAAACACAAAGCAGTGAAGGAGACCATTCTCTTCATCCTTTCCGCGCTTGCCCCAATCCCTCCCTGCTCCATCCCTAATGTGTTAAGCCGGTGATGCCGCAGTCACCGTCTTTGCTCACGTTTATTGTGTAGAAAGAGAGCGGCGCGAAATGGCTGACATCTACTTGTAGCGGTTACCATTGCAGTAGAGCCAGGACTGAAGCTAGATGAGAATTTCTCCAAGGCCAACTCTAATACAATGGTAGTGTCAGCTTCTATATTTAAAAACTGATTGGAATTAGCAATGATTTAGTGAAGATTTTGCCAAttctttcccctctcccctcgccCACACACACCTCTATTGCAAATGGTAGCCTTGTCTTTGAGAAGACCACGCTATAGACCATTGTATATGCTCTAGTACTTTTTGTGTGTAGTGTGTACAATGATTGACCACTATAAGTTGCAGCATCATAAAACAACTTTCGTAATTGGCAGCAAAATCATATTAATAAGGGTTAATTTCCTTGTATCAGTAACGTCTCCAATACATTGTGTGCATCGTGTAGTCGCTCTTAGCGCTCATGGTCAAGCTTTCAATTAATATAGGCTGCTCCCATTTATATGGTGCATTTTGTCTTCATATAAGTTCCACAATTTGTTTGCCATCATTTTCGCTCCCCCGCTTGCCCCGCTCGGCCGCATCCACTCCGGCGCTGCCCTCCTTACCTCCGGTGGCCACCACATGCCACCACAGACACCTCGCAGCCCCGCCGACCTCCGACCGCCAAATTCAGGCGAGATTCCGACGGGATTCAGCTGatctctttttctttatttttttgtcctTTCCATCGTCACCGGCCACAGTGACACTCTTCCTCTTCATCCCTAACCTGACGGTGCTCATCCCGTCATCCCCACTGTTACACCCGGCTATACCCCACCGCCTCCTTGGTAGCAACTCCGGGAGGACCTCCGCTTCGTCGTGTCCAGACGATGTCGCACGTGCGCCAGAGCGCGCTCCACCTTGTGGTTGCGCTTGCGGAGGACGGCGCAACCACCGAGGATCTCTTCTTGGACGCTGGCGAATGGATCTCATATTCAAGAATCGTTGCAGTTATAGAATATAAAGATTAATTACGAACATGCAAATAATATagtattttattattgcctctaggggatatttccAACAAATAGCATATCAATGGAACTTCCTTCAAACATAGGTGGTGTGTAGCGTATGCCGGTGTCATTGAGCTAAGATAGTTATGCATAGCGCTCCATGTACTCTTCCATCCTAGTGTACTGAACCTCTGGGTAGAGTAGAGAACCCTCTTCTTCCCCATCGTCTCCAATGGCAAAGTTTGTCAAGCAACCCTCGTAGAAAATGTGGTGGTAATGCCCTACCCCCACCTGATTTGCAAGGTCCGTACCTGTATGTGAATAGAACATATAGGTGATGTGGCAATTGGAGTGAAAAAAGGTTTTTGCAAGTTTCTTAAAAATGGTCAAATAACTGTTTCTTTGCCTGGTCTTAAATAAATCTGGAATGTGAAAGGCTAAATACTTGCTGAATACATGCGACACAATTTCAAAAAACACTTACAGGGGACGAAATCGTTTTCCTGCATTTATTAGATTTCGATTATAACTAATGATCATGTACATGACAAATCACTTAATTTCATGGGcatggtttttattttattttgaagaaGTTTGATCACTATGTTCTCTATGGATTCAAAAAATTGTACATAACCAATCTAAATATCTAACTGAACACATTTTCATCTCACCAGTCTAACTAATTTGCGTATCTCTAGTATTAAAGGAGAGCTTGCTGGTTTCGCTTCCATCGCTTCCCTCAtatcgatttttttaaaccacgcGATAAGCCTCATTATTATTTTTTCTTAACCGTCCCCCTATCTCCTCGTTCATAGGGAAATAAATCCCTTGCGAATTAATAAACAGAAATCAAATAAATCACCACTAGGAAGAAATCACGTAGTTATACGTAGACAATGTCAATCACATTGTAACTTTCCTTACCTTTTCCTATGGATTCCCTTCCCACAACATATCTCAATCTCAACCAAAGCAAAATTTCCCTATGTTGAACCACTAGAATAAAGTtgccccattgcaacgcacggttATTTAGCTAGTACTATCTAATTGCTTccaaagagagaaaataaaaaaaatggtaATATTTACTTATTGTGCTGGAGAAAATCACACACTTAATTTTAAATTTGTACTTCCATACGAGGGTCGGGTACAATGGTAGGGAAGACTTACACATCCTCATGGACGATAATAGGGATATATGTATATTATATAATTAGTTATTCTTTAATGTTATCTCTAGCTAGTAATAATTTATTGCGCCAATTCTTTATTACAAATCATGTGAACAGGGCATATGGCTTTATATACATAGAAATACTTATTAAGATATTATATTAATTAGGTGATAAGAGATAATTCCTTGACTAGAGGAAGGCCTGCTTCTCACGCTGCACTCTGTATCTCAAGCTTTCAGGAGAAGTCTAACATAATTATGTTGTATATGTCCTATGATAACTCTCCACAAGGACAAATATCGTCCTACAGAACtttgtatttaaaaaaatattttgacacAATTAATTCCATTGTCCTAGTAAGAAAATGACATGAAAAAGGGTATTATTTTCCTAGAAATTTGATGTGCCCTTCCACCATATGTTGGTACTACTAAGCTGAGAAAAAAAACTGAGATATATTATACTTTACACTCAAGCAATAAATGTTTTTCTCTTACCTTCCATTGAAGCCAAGAATTCAGCACTGGGAATGGGAATTTTCTCAAGAGCCTTTCCTGAAAGCTTTTCCCATTTAGCAATCAGCTCATTTTGACTAAGGATGTTTTCCAGCGGTCTTAGGTATACTGTCTTGTTTAAGGCCCGTGGATCATCAATGGTCTTGATTGTATACGTTGCAATGTCATCTTCATCCATAAATATTGCTGCATAGTACCATATAACTTTAAATAGTCAAGTGGAAATTTGAAGGGAGCGGCATAAACCCAGGAGTAACCATACAACTAGGATAAGTAAAACCTAGAAGTACATATGTTTGTATATGTTTACCTTTGACGTTGCCATCTCCATATACATTAACTTTCTCCTTGGGTGGAAGAAGAGTACGCATTTGGCAGAGGTTAGGAACAAAGTAAGCAGCAAAGCAGTTTGCAGAAATATAAGTGTGGCCAATGTTTGCTTCTTCTATCGCCTTTCTTATCTCCATCTTCTCATCAAATGTGACCCTTCCTGGTTCAAGAGCATGCCCCATCCTTGCTGGGTCCATGCCGAACTCAGATGGTAGGAAACGCTGCATGCCAAATTGTATACTTATTGGTTATGACTACACTCGAGCTGCTTTCATCAAGTTAAAAACACAAATTAAGAAAAATCACAACATATCGTGTTCTTAATTATTCTTATTTTCAATATGCAAGGTGATTTTTTAACAAGATTTCTGCGAACGAACCAGGTTATCTTAAGGTGTGGCTTGTTGCTTGGGCACCACTGCTAAGAAATAGATTTTTACTGCGTGTTTGGTTAGCAACATGAATTTCCTATGGAGGCCCATTGGGACAGGCCAGCCATATGCGTGCAAAGGGTAAACATAAAGGGTTAGTAGTTTGGTTGCTTGCATAAGGGTCACAATTATTTTTGGAAAACATATCACAACTACAGAAAATtatctatttaaaaaaaatattcggataattttaaaattgttcaacggaattttaaaatgttcacaatatttctcaaaattttcaaaaaatatcctTATATGTTACAAATGAACATGATTTTTAATAAAATGTTCTCTGAAATTAAAATCTGTGTGcatattttagaaaatgtttactATTTTTAAATAttcatgtatttttaaaacatcatgaATTTAAGCACAAAAGGATGAAAtaagaaaaaatataaaaacaccggacaagaaaaactaaaaaaaaacccGACATATAAACCCCCTTTTGTTTCTCTCTCTCTCGAAATGGATATTGTGAGAGTTACCATTTTTTAGCGACAAAAGTTCATACTACTAACTTATAATTCCCCTGAGTGAGTTAGCCTACCTACCTTGACATTTCCGGCTTCTTTGATGGCCTCCACCAGCTTGAGCTGCAGCAGGAGGTTGTGGCTACGGAAGTGAACCCCGGACATGGCCGACACCACCACGTCCACCTGTTTCACGGCGGCGACGAGACCCCGGTGGTCGTCGAGCGACGCCTCAAGGAGCCGCGCTCCCTGCGCCTTGAACGACAGCAGCATCTGGAGCTTGTCGATGTCGAGGCCGATCTCCGGCCTCATCAGGACGCAGGTCTCGTGGCCCTGAGCTAAGCTCGCCTTCACCATCCTTCTGCCGAGGTAACCAGTGCCACCAACAACAAGCACCCTGCTCTTCTCCATGCCTCACAAAGAAGAAGCTAATTGCTGCTGGCCGACTGCCACTTTTCGCCGACGCCTGGTGTGGTGTGTCGACCTGGTTGGGATCTTCAGAAGATATGGAGATCGGTCAGTGAAATCGTTGTCAACTTGGTTGGTTGGTTGGTTACGTTACGTGTACGGCCCTAGCTGATATTGCACATCACTCTATCAGTGACCCGGTCGGCAGCTCTATCATGGTGGTTGATTTTGAGGCCGCATTGATGAGCTGTCGTTTATTTGATGTACTCCTACCTACTTTTATTATGAGCACATGTGATTTAATGGCTTGCAAACTTGTAAGCTCAGCTGATACAGTTCACGCATGTTACAAAGTTCCATCCGCGATTGTACTGGACTTACACTCACCGTTGAAAATCTGCAAATTTGATGTACTCCTACCTACTTTTATTATGAGCACATGTGATTTTATGAGCACATGTGACTTATGGCTTGCAAACTTGTAAGCTCAGCTGATACAGTTCATGCATTTACAAAATTCCGTCTGCGATTGTAGTGGACTCCAGTTGAAAATCTCAAAAAGTAACATAACTGCATCCCGAACGGCGTACAGATTGCATTGAGATGTACTATCTCTGTATCAAAAGATGACGTTTCTTAGGTTAAACTAGTCTACAAAAatatcttatattttgatacggagggagtaaACTAGTCTACAAACCAACTGCTTAGAAATGTTCAGCTCTTAGACCTTCTTAGGTTCCTTCAATCATGTGGCGATAGCGCGCAGTTTTTCAACCTCACCAATCTCTCTCAAACGCTTTTATCTAGGAAGATTCCTGCTCCGTTCCTTCATATCCTAAGGTCCTACCTTCTCACGACCAATATGTTCAAAGCAGTGAAGGAGACCCTTCTCTTCATGCTTTCCACGCTTGCCCCAATCCTATCCTGCTCCATCCCTAATCTTAAGCAGGCGATGCCGCAGTCACCGTCTTTGCTCATGTCTACTAGGTAGAAAGAGAGCGGCGCTACCAAGGCTGGCATCTACTTGTAGCGGTTACCATTGCAGTAGAGCCAGGGCCGAAGCTGCATGAAAATTTCTCCAGGGTCAAGTCTAATGCAATGAATCTTTCAGGTGGGACAGCAGCCGCCCCCTCTCCAGAAATGTTAGGGTTCCTCTGCCTCCCACCGGCGCCGCCGCCAGTCCGCTACATCTCCGGTGGTCTTTGGTCCGTTTCgtttttggaaatttcttcgagttctgttagggtttgtgtcctacatAGGCAAGCGAGACGACGGCGGCTCtttgaagaagaaatattattctCCCCGCCGAGCCCCCATTCCGATGGTGCGTCTAGTATCGTCGGCGGGCGTGTGGATCTCCGGCAAATCTGTCTTTAGTTTATTTGCTAAAAAAAATCTCTAATGCAATGGTGTCAGCTTATAGCAGCGAAATGGGTTAATTTCCATGTATTGGTAGCATCTCCAAAAcaatggcccccaggtctactttaatcatataaAAAATTCAAAATACTTTTGTTGCAATTTTacttccttttattttattttgtaattTATCTATGTACCACTATAAGATTTGATTCttacaagtaacgagttcaaggagaccgcgttgggtgcaagtatttgcttatgtgtgtgcatgtgatgtttacaagactttgcgtgattctcctactggttcgataaccttgctaTCTCTACCGTACTGCATTTACTCTCCTCTTTGGgaaaaatcccaacgcagctcacaagtatcAGTCACCCCGAAGGGAACCTGGCGCACTTCGATGCCCAGGTAGTAGGAGAGCAACCCAAGGTCACTCATCTGAAGCGTGGCCTTCATCTCCGTCTTGAACCCGTCGATCTCCGTGGCTTCGGCTCAGGTGATCACCAGGTCATCCACGTACACCCCCAGGAGTAGGAGCTCGCGGCCTGACCCGTGTGGATAGATGGCGTGTTCGGAGTTGCAGCGTCGGAAACCCGTGTCGACGAGCGTGGCGTCGAGCTTGGCGTTCCATGCCCGGGGTGCCTGCTGGAGTCCGTACAACGCCTTCCGCAGCTTCAGCACTTTGTGCTCGCGATCGACGACGACGAAGCCTGGAGGCTGCTTGACGTCGACCTCTTCCTTCATATCGTTATTGAGGAAGGCCGATTTCACATCCATGTGATGGATTGGCCATCCCTCGTGCGCGGCGAGCGCGAGCAGAAGGCATGCTGACTCTAGGCGGGCCACTGAAGCGAAGACCTCGTCGAAGTCGATCCCCTGTTTCTGCAGGAAATCTTTGGACGAGGCGAGCTTTGTACTTCATGATTGGCCATCCCTCGTGCACGACTGggccattttttttgttttgcactTTCTTATATCGCCGGTGTCAAAAAAGTGGTCGTGGGAGGCACTCCGGGGggtgggagtgtgtgtgtgtggtcggGGGGGGGGCTGGAGATGCTCATGTGGACATCAGCCAGTAAGTCGGCTGAATGGCAGGATCGTGCAGGCAGCATCGAGCATGTCTCGAAAACCACGCGGATTTGTTTCCGGTACTAAACAACTGCCTCGTGCGTGGGAAACAGCCAGGATGGTTCCCTGAAAGGCATACACCACCTTGTTGGACCAAAAGTCTGAGACCGCACATCAAATTCCTCACCCGTGTCGGCAAAATAGACGGTATATTCATGCACATCTCCGCTGGGTGTAGGTACGAATCTAGAGAAGCGTCTGCTGATGAACAACGCTTGGCCACCGCCTAGCCCATCGACGACGGGCACCCACACGCCAACGCTCTCATCGGCCTCCAAGATATCCACCCCAAGTGTAAAGTCGGAACAACATTGCTGACGACGGGTTTGTAGTCGTCGTCTCACCATGAAAAGCTTTCCCCGTGACTCGGCGAGGTAGCGGATGATGATGATGCGATCTCCGAGTTCGTCGTATGCATAGTCAACGCCATCTACGATACTATTGTCTTCCTTTCTATTCATTGTTTCTTGCTCATTCACTGCCCTTCCATCGTCGTCGTCATTCATCGCCacaccctcttcctcctcctggtCTGCATCTCCCCCCGcggcttcttcttcctcgcaccaCGCATCATAATCATTGTAAGCCGGCGGGTGTCTAATGACACGAGTGCCACGGACAACTGTGGGCTTGTTGTCATCATCGGAACCGATATCAATTGCAAGGAGATCCTCGGCCTTGGTAATTGCGTAGAGCTTGTCCCCCAAGAACGCGACGTCGATGATGTAGATGTAGGGGAACTCCCATGTACCAGGCAACCATGAGTCCTTTCCTGGGCGGGTTATGATGACCGGATACTTCCCGTTGTCGGTGATCGCGACAATGAGATCATCAGCCGTGTACCGCATGAGCACCTTGCGGACCTCAGAGTTGTTGCCGATGACAGTGTCTAGCTCAGGAAGCGGCACTGTAGCGTCAGAGAACGGGTTGTGCAAGATGAAGCTGTGAGTGTCATCATGGCGAAGGACGATCCAGTCGTCGGTGGAGCCGATGCAGCTCGCGTTCTCGGGGAAGGAAGGGAGGCGGTGTAAATCGATGTCTGAGGGTGTCAAGAAGCATCCGTCGGGTAGAACCACCCATGGTAGCTGCCGCGAGGAGACGTGCTCGTGCACAGCGGCGCGCCAGGAGCGGCACACTGCTCGAAACCGGGCGTGGTCGGCGGGGAAAGGCAGGTGGGCGATGAACAACCGTAGGAGGTGTTGTGGCAGTCCCGGCCAACAGGAGGCCGCCATCAGAATGGACGCAGCTCCGATCGCGCCTACGTGCAGTAGCAGTAGCTACAATTGAACTAATCGATTAAGCTGGCGAACTTGCGTGTAGCGGGAACGCACATATATACATGGTACAGGGAGTTGCCGTATTGCTAGTCGGTAACGGAAACCGACTCCGACTGGGTGTGCACTAGCTGCTGTCACTTTCCTTGTGTAATACGTACGGAGTACATACTAGAGTAATAcagagtactactactagtaaaaGGTTACGTGTACGTCCATCCGGCGAAGGTTACCTCTACTATATATTACTTGAAAAACAACGCAAGGTTCCATTTCACATCTCTTCGTCCAACTTTCTTTACATACGTCCCACACTTTCCTTCTTTACAAGGTTCActtttttttctctcatttctgATTTTTCTCCCATCGATTTTCCCTAAAATGGAATCACTTGTCTCATGTTTTATTAACTTACCAAGGTAaagtgaaccaacctgtggttggatggttagagggactgtgatatccccagtccaccagggttcaagtcctgatgctcacatttattcctggatttatttcaggatttccggcgatgcaaaTTCAGTGGGAGTAGatgttcccgtcgatgacgaggtgcctacggtaacttcataaatttcaagatcatATGCCGACTCAGTCTTTCGAAGGAGCTCAtatgggtagggtgtgcgtgtgtgcgttcataggggtgagtgtatgcgcgtgtatatgagcgcttgcgtctgtactgtgttaaaaaaacttaCCAAGTTGAAAACATATTTTTTCGATAAGTAATAAATTATTACCAAATAAGTGCTTAACAATAAGATGGTAGATAAATCGTGGAGATTGCATACAAATATTT
This region of Triticum aestivum cultivar Chinese Spring chromosome 2D, IWGSC CS RefSeq v2.1, whole genome shotgun sequence genomic DNA includes:
- the LOC123051405 gene encoding isoflavone reductase homolog, whose amino-acid sequence is MEKSRVLVVGGTGYLGRRMVKASLAQGHETCVLMRPEIGLDIDKLQMLLSFKAQGARLLEASLDDHRGLVAAVKQVDVVVSAMSGVHFRSHNLLLQLKLVEAIKEAGNVKRFLPSEFGMDPARMGHALEPGRVTFDEKMEIRKAIEEANIGHTYISANCFAAYFVPNLCQMRTLLPPKEKVNVYGDGNVKAIFMDEDDIATYTIKTIDDPRALNKTVYLRPLENILSQNELIAKWEKLSGKALEKIPIPSAEFLASMEGTDLANQVGVGHYHHIFYEGCLTNFAIGDDGEEEGSLLYPEVQYTRMEEYMERYA